A window from Nycticebus coucang isolate mNycCou1 chromosome X, mNycCou1.pri, whole genome shotgun sequence encodes these proteins:
- the LOC128576656 gene encoding melanoma-associated antigen D4-like isoform X1 encodes MRRLPVLPTSPALQPPTVQLGLPLPVPPSTRWSLTTGWLHHRPQETILSPRPTLRLGGVTPETPLASPQISQMFVTSEVAAPEAPATSTQYHIASPAQKSTTGAPSTACVSSQAPCASEVDATRPKTVFLGQNNVFDFTQLAGVSGMAFPRPKRLTPAQETDAEGPSVASSVPQAAPAREAAAAQPKATKSGKAVAKTRWVEPQNVVAAAAAKAKMATSIPEPEGAAATAQHNAEPWARMGGKRTKKSKHLDDEYESSEEEREPPMVPATWRASQPSLTERAQLAPRSPVALRSQIPLRHVLCLPPRNATLLQERANKLVKYLMIKDYKKIPIKRSDMLKDIIREYDERFPEIIERATYTLEKKFGIHLKEIDKEEHLYILVCTRDSSARLLGKTKDTPRLSLLLVILGVIFMNGNHASEAVLWEALRKMGLRPGVRHPFLGDLRKLITDDFVRQKYLEYKKIPNISPPEYEFLWGLRALHETSKMRVLRFIAQHQNRDPREWKAHFLEAVDDAFKTVDVDMAEEHNRAQVRAHMNIGDEALIGRWSWDDIQAELLTWDEDGDFSDAWARIPFAFWARYHQYILNSNRANRRATWRAGVSSGTNSGFSTSILDGPSTSSTIRTRNGARAGTSFFSWIQHR; translated from the exons ATGAGACGGCTGCCCGTGCTGCCAACGTCGCCTGCGCTGCAGCCTCCAACCGTGCAGCTTGGTCTGCCCCTGCCCGTACCTCCTTCAACCAGGTGGTCACTAACCACTGGGTGGCTGCACCACAGGCCTCAAGAGACCATACTCAGCCCACGACCTACACTGAGGCTTGGGGGGGTGACCCCTGAGACACCCCTGGCTTCTCCACAGATCTCCCAGATGTTTGTCACCAGTGAGGTGGCTGCCCCTGAGGCTCCAGCAACCTCCACGCAGTATCATATAGCCTCCCCGGCCCAGAAGTCCACTACTGGGGCCCCTAGTACTGCTTGTGTTTCCTCTCAGGCCCCATGTGCCAGTGAGGTGGATGCCACCCGACCCAAGACAGTCTTCCTGGGCCAGAACAATGTCTTTGATTTCACTCAGCTGGCAGGTGTCAGTGGCATGGCTTTCCCACGCCCCAAGAGACTTACCCCAGCCCAAGAGACTGACGCAGAGGGCCCCAGTGTTGCCTCCAGTGTGCCCCAGGCAGCACCTGCGAGGGAGGCAGCAGCCGCCCAGCCCAAGGCGACCAAGTCTGGGAAGGCTGTGGCTAAGACTCGGTGGGTGGAGCCTCAGAATGTTGTGGCAGCAGCTGCTGCCAAGGCCAAGATGGCCACAAGCATCCCTGAGCCTGAGGGTGCAGCTGCCACTGCTCAGCACAATGCTGAGCCCTGGGCCAGGATGGGTGGCAAGAGGACGAAGAAG TCCAAGCACCTGGATGACGAATATGAGAGCAGCGAGGAGGAAAGAGAGCCTCCTATGGTCCCAGCGACCTGGAGAGCATCACAGCCCTCGTTGACAGAGCGGGCTCAGTTGGCCCCTCGGTCCCCGGTGGCCCTGAGGTCCCAGATACCTTTAAGGCACGTACTGTGCTTGCCCCCTCGCAATGCGACCCTTCTGCAAGAGAGG GCTAATAAGTTGGTGAAATACCTGATGATTAAGGACTACAAGAAGATCCCCATTAAGCGTTCAG ACATGCTGAAGGACATCATCCGAGAATACGACGAACGTTTCCCTGAGATCATTGAACGGGCAACATACACTCTGGAAAAG AAATTTGGCATCCAcctaaaggaaattgacaaagAAGAACACCTGTATATTCTGGTCTGCACACGGGATTCCTCAGCTCGCCTCCTCGGAAA GACCAAGGACACTCCAAGGCTGAGTCTCCTCTTGGTGATTCTGGGTGTCATCTTCATGAATGGCAACCATGCCAGCGAGG CTGTCCTCTGGGAAGCACTACGCAAGATGGGACTACGCCCTGG GGTGAGGCACCCGTTCCTTGGCGATCTGAGGAAGCTCATCACAGATGACTTTGTGAGGCAGAA GTACCTGGAATACAAGAAGATCCCCAACATCAGCCCCCCTGAGTACGAGTTCCTGTGGGGCCTGCGAGCCCTCCATGAGACCAGCAAGATGAGGGTCCTGAGATTCATTGCCCAG CATCAGAATCGAGACCCACGGGAATGGAAGGCTCATTTCTTAGAGGCCGTGGATGATGCTTTCAAGACTGTGGATGTGGATATGGCTGAGGAACATAACAGGGCCCAGGTGAGGGCCCATATGAATATCGGGGACGAAGCTCTGATTGGACGGTGGAGCTGGGATGACATACAGGCCGAGCTCCTGACCTGGGACGAAGACGGAGATTTTAGCGATGCTTGGGCCAGGATACCCTTTGCTTTCTGGGCCAGATACCATCAGTACATTCTGAATAGCAACCGCGCCAACAGGAGGGCTACCTGGAGAGCTGGTGTCAGCAGTGGCACTAACAGTGGGTTCAGCACCAGCATCCTAGATGGCCCCAGCACCAGCTCTACCATCCGGACCCGAAATGGTGCCAGGGCTGGCACCAGCTTCTTCTCCTGGATCCA ACACCGTTGA
- the LOC128576656 gene encoding melanoma-associated antigen D4-like isoform X2, giving the protein MRRLPVLPTSPALQPPTVQLGLPLPVPPSTRWSLTTGWLHHRPQETILSPRPTLRLGGVTPETPLASPQISQMFVTSEVAAPEAPATSTQYHIASPAQKSTTGAPSTACVSSQAPCASEVDATRPKTVFLGQNNVFDFTQLAGVSGMAFPRPKRLTPAQETDAEGPSVASSVPQAAPAREAAAAQPKSKHLDDEYESSEEEREPPMVPATWRASQPSLTERAQLAPRSPVALRSQIPLRHVLCLPPRNATLLQERANKLVKYLMIKDYKKIPIKRSDMLKDIIREYDERFPEIIERATYTLEKKFGIHLKEIDKEEHLYILVCTRDSSARLLGKTKDTPRLSLLLVILGVIFMNGNHASEAVLWEALRKMGLRPGVRHPFLGDLRKLITDDFVRQKYLEYKKIPNISPPEYEFLWGLRALHETSKMRVLRFIAQHQNRDPREWKAHFLEAVDDAFKTVDVDMAEEHNRAQVRAHMNIGDEALIGRWSWDDIQAELLTWDEDGDFSDAWARIPFAFWARYHQYILNSNRANRRATWRAGVSSGTNSGFSTSILDGPSTSSTIRTRNGARAGTSFFSWIQHR; this is encoded by the exons ATGAGACGGCTGCCCGTGCTGCCAACGTCGCCTGCGCTGCAGCCTCCAACCGTGCAGCTTGGTCTGCCCCTGCCCGTACCTCCTTCAACCAGGTGGTCACTAACCACTGGGTGGCTGCACCACAGGCCTCAAGAGACCATACTCAGCCCACGACCTACACTGAGGCTTGGGGGGGTGACCCCTGAGACACCCCTGGCTTCTCCACAGATCTCCCAGATGTTTGTCACCAGTGAGGTGGCTGCCCCTGAGGCTCCAGCAACCTCCACGCAGTATCATATAGCCTCCCCGGCCCAGAAGTCCACTACTGGGGCCCCTAGTACTGCTTGTGTTTCCTCTCAGGCCCCATGTGCCAGTGAGGTGGATGCCACCCGACCCAAGACAGTCTTCCTGGGCCAGAACAATGTCTTTGATTTCACTCAGCTGGCAGGTGTCAGTGGCATGGCTTTCCCACGCCCCAAGAGACTTACCCCAGCCCAAGAGACTGACGCAGAGGGCCCCAGTGTTGCCTCCAGTGTGCCCCAGGCAGCACCTGCGAGGGAGGCAGCAGCCGCCCAGCCCAAG TCCAAGCACCTGGATGACGAATATGAGAGCAGCGAGGAGGAAAGAGAGCCTCCTATGGTCCCAGCGACCTGGAGAGCATCACAGCCCTCGTTGACAGAGCGGGCTCAGTTGGCCCCTCGGTCCCCGGTGGCCCTGAGGTCCCAGATACCTTTAAGGCACGTACTGTGCTTGCCCCCTCGCAATGCGACCCTTCTGCAAGAGAGG GCTAATAAGTTGGTGAAATACCTGATGATTAAGGACTACAAGAAGATCCCCATTAAGCGTTCAG ACATGCTGAAGGACATCATCCGAGAATACGACGAACGTTTCCCTGAGATCATTGAACGGGCAACATACACTCTGGAAAAG AAATTTGGCATCCAcctaaaggaaattgacaaagAAGAACACCTGTATATTCTGGTCTGCACACGGGATTCCTCAGCTCGCCTCCTCGGAAA GACCAAGGACACTCCAAGGCTGAGTCTCCTCTTGGTGATTCTGGGTGTCATCTTCATGAATGGCAACCATGCCAGCGAGG CTGTCCTCTGGGAAGCACTACGCAAGATGGGACTACGCCCTGG GGTGAGGCACCCGTTCCTTGGCGATCTGAGGAAGCTCATCACAGATGACTTTGTGAGGCAGAA GTACCTGGAATACAAGAAGATCCCCAACATCAGCCCCCCTGAGTACGAGTTCCTGTGGGGCCTGCGAGCCCTCCATGAGACCAGCAAGATGAGGGTCCTGAGATTCATTGCCCAG CATCAGAATCGAGACCCACGGGAATGGAAGGCTCATTTCTTAGAGGCCGTGGATGATGCTTTCAAGACTGTGGATGTGGATATGGCTGAGGAACATAACAGGGCCCAGGTGAGGGCCCATATGAATATCGGGGACGAAGCTCTGATTGGACGGTGGAGCTGGGATGACATACAGGCCGAGCTCCTGACCTGGGACGAAGACGGAGATTTTAGCGATGCTTGGGCCAGGATACCCTTTGCTTTCTGGGCCAGATACCATCAGTACATTCTGAATAGCAACCGCGCCAACAGGAGGGCTACCTGGAGAGCTGGTGTCAGCAGTGGCACTAACAGTGGGTTCAGCACCAGCATCCTAGATGGCCCCAGCACCAGCTCTACCATCCGGACCCGAAATGGTGCCAGGGCTGGCACCAGCTTCTTCTCCTGGATCCA ACACCGTTGA